In the genome of Xanthomonas translucens pv. cerealis, one region contains:
- the radA gene encoding DNA repair protein RadA: MAKSAASKARTAYVCGDCGAEYSKWQGQCAECGAWNSLSEIVLESAAAPKAPAAARRSGWAGKTEAPKITALKDVEHRDQARVSTGIGEFDRVLGGGLVEGAVVLIGGDPGIGKSTLLLQALAKMASTLPVLYVTGEESLAQVAGRAVRLDLPLDGLNALAETGIEQILQQASAARPKLIVADSVQTLWTESLTAAPGSVSQVRESAARLVRYAKETGTAVFLVGHVTKEGGIAGPRVLEHMVDAVLYFEGESGSRFRLLRAFKNRFGAVNELGVFAMGEKGLKEVSNPSAIFLSGSSANQPGSCVMVTREGTRPLMVEVQALVDASPLSNPRRVAVGLEQNRLAMLLAVLHRHGGIVVGDQDVFVNVVGGIRVQETAADLPVLLAVLSSLRDKPLAEKTIAFGEVGLSGEIRPVPNGEDRLREAATHGFKRAIVPKANAPKTGVVKGMEVIAVERLSQALEAASE; this comes from the coding sequence ATGGCCAAGAGCGCCGCAAGCAAAGCCAGAACCGCCTACGTCTGCGGCGACTGCGGCGCCGAGTACAGCAAATGGCAAGGCCAGTGCGCCGAGTGCGGAGCGTGGAATTCCCTGAGCGAGATCGTGCTGGAGAGCGCGGCGGCGCCCAAGGCGCCGGCCGCCGCGCGGCGCAGCGGCTGGGCCGGCAAGACCGAGGCGCCGAAGATCACTGCGCTCAAGGACGTAGAGCATCGCGACCAGGCGCGCGTGTCCACCGGCATCGGCGAGTTCGACCGGGTGCTCGGCGGCGGCCTGGTCGAAGGCGCGGTGGTGCTGATCGGCGGCGACCCGGGCATCGGCAAGTCGACGCTGCTGCTGCAGGCGTTGGCGAAGATGGCCAGCACGCTGCCGGTGCTGTACGTGACCGGCGAGGAATCGCTGGCCCAGGTCGCCGGCCGCGCGGTACGCCTGGACCTGCCGCTGGACGGTCTCAACGCATTGGCCGAGACCGGCATCGAGCAGATCCTGCAGCAGGCCAGCGCAGCGCGGCCCAAGCTGATCGTGGCCGACTCGGTGCAGACCCTGTGGACCGAGTCGCTGACCGCCGCGCCCGGTTCGGTCAGCCAGGTGCGCGAGAGCGCGGCGCGTTTGGTGCGCTACGCCAAGGAGACCGGCACCGCGGTGTTCCTGGTCGGCCACGTGACCAAGGAAGGCGGGATTGCCGGGCCGCGCGTGCTCGAGCACATGGTCGATGCGGTGCTGTATTTCGAGGGCGAGAGCGGCAGCCGCTTCCGCCTGCTGCGCGCGTTCAAGAACCGCTTCGGCGCGGTCAACGAGCTGGGCGTGTTCGCGATGGGCGAGAAGGGACTGAAGGAAGTCTCCAATCCGTCGGCGATCTTCCTGTCCGGCAGCAGCGCCAACCAGCCCGGCAGCTGCGTGATGGTCACGCGCGAGGGCACGCGGCCGCTGATGGTGGAAGTGCAGGCGCTGGTCGATGCCTCGCCGCTGTCCAATCCGCGTCGCGTGGCGGTGGGCCTGGAACAGAACCGCCTGGCGATGCTGCTGGCGGTGCTGCATCGGCACGGCGGCATCGTGGTCGGCGACCAGGACGTGTTCGTCAACGTGGTCGGCGGCATCCGCGTGCAGGAGACCGCGGCCGACCTGCCGGTGCTGCTGGCGGTGCTGTCCTCGCTGCGCGACAAGCCGCTGGCGGAGAAGACCATCGCCTTTGGCGAGGTCGGTCTGTCCGGCGAGATCCGCCCGGTGCCCAACGGCGAGGACCGATTGCGCGAGGCGGCCACGCATGGCTTCAAGCGCGCCATCGTGCCCAAGGCCAATGCGCCCAAGACCGGCGTGGTCAAGGGCATGGAGGTGATCGCGGTGGAGCGCCTGTCGCAGGCGCTGGAGGCGGCGAGCGAGTAG
- a CDS encoding DUF805 domain-containing protein, whose protein sequence is MEWMLMPLKRYADFSGRSRRKEYWMFTLLNIIVITVLMVLVGIGGGFGGQNGTSALSMAAFVLVCLYSLAMLVPSFAVQVRRFHDQGKSGWYVLLGLIPWLGGVVVLVFMLMEGARGANVYGPDPKQA, encoded by the coding sequence ATGGAATGGATGTTGATGCCGCTCAAGCGCTACGCGGATTTTTCCGGGCGTTCGCGGCGCAAGGAGTACTGGATGTTCACGCTGTTGAACATCATCGTGATCACGGTGTTGATGGTGCTGGTCGGCATCGGCGGTGGCTTCGGCGGCCAGAACGGGACCAGTGCGTTGTCGATGGCTGCGTTCGTGCTGGTATGCCTGTATTCGCTCGCCATGCTGGTGCCGTCGTTTGCTGTGCAGGTGCGCCGTTTCCACGATCAGGGCAAGTCCGGCTGGTACGTGCTGCTGGGCCTGATCCCCTGGCTGGGCGGTGTCGTGGTGCTGGTCTTCATGTTGATGGAGGGCGCCAGGGGCGCCAACGTTTACGGCCCGGATCCGAAGCAGGCCTGA
- the xopF2 gene encoding type III secretion system effector XopF2 produces the protein MRASSPISATTSPTRVAHEMASTPPQESIQPSPPADIQTEALSQRAPRPGSQRSGRLQTGGSPTAEGATPSTASSSVPEIRLWIGSQDPDRAATLPVAGRLQEQPEPSSRSDVASLSQLQRPASTQASGASRSQPPPALQRRAFVNQLRIYLNEYPATADTDDAPETQEQLEEEYVEWAADRLQQRHEAYGPNGGYRFNENMSAAGTAAALPAAYETLKGFLSSALRTPPGSATATKYDQQDGSLTTKVGPTAVGGATSGITSYFTEQILLSAIERRARLANMPAFKPIAPSILSPEPGPVQMEITAEGNKHFWRPLRDEEVSHLEHEGDRPTFGKLQSIARDRQRQLLERQKLMDGKAEATFLKPVLSGTLNGVRRSLSSTATLLSPPLVLGTSMIGSGTSGALGKAILETGKALPRVGQTQVDNLVGGTQTVNLFRLARHDESAPALRWSDARRLHHTLVEIAQEAGALATLPFTSPLMAVRSVRDLLLRHMGGNILTSWVATGGGMVLASLVRGSYGTPGTNESLSSPGSVVQQFGQSFSNDAVWNATNSALSDTKHDLAVNLDGHRDNKQARLRSRALTIQAGLQPEIDLIRNAAEQTQNARLQQVAAALEQSLQHGTGVLERSRFETALATIGQVLDAPDGIEQQTLNRLRTLQDQVTDVRGLLMQRQALLDWRNGRPRTST, from the coding sequence ATGAGAGCGTCGTCACCCATCTCCGCCACCACCTCGCCGACGCGCGTTGCGCACGAGATGGCGTCCACGCCCCCGCAGGAATCGATCCAGCCCTCACCGCCCGCCGACATCCAGACCGAGGCGCTCTCGCAGCGCGCACCGCGCCCAGGGTCGCAGCGCAGCGGCCGCCTTCAGACAGGCGGTTCGCCCACGGCGGAGGGTGCGACGCCGTCAACCGCAAGCAGCTCCGTCCCAGAGATTCGCCTGTGGATCGGATCGCAGGACCCAGATCGCGCCGCCACGCTGCCTGTTGCAGGCCGTCTTCAAGAGCAGCCGGAACCGTCCTCTCGTTCCGACGTCGCGTCGCTGTCGCAGCTGCAGCGCCCCGCTTCGACGCAGGCTTCGGGCGCCAGCCGCAGCCAGCCGCCCCCTGCATTGCAGCGTCGGGCGTTCGTCAACCAATTGCGTATTTACCTGAACGAGTACCCCGCAACCGCGGACACAGACGATGCGCCGGAAACCCAGGAGCAACTGGAAGAGGAATACGTGGAGTGGGCGGCCGACCGATTGCAGCAGCGGCACGAAGCGTACGGCCCGAACGGCGGCTATCGCTTCAACGAAAACATGAGCGCGGCGGGCACCGCGGCGGCGTTGCCGGCAGCCTATGAAACGCTGAAGGGATTTCTCTCCTCCGCACTGCGAACGCCTCCCGGCAGCGCCACTGCGACCAAGTACGACCAGCAAGACGGCAGCCTCACCACCAAGGTCGGCCCGACGGCGGTCGGCGGGGCCACCTCCGGAATCACCTCCTACTTCACAGAGCAGATCCTGTTGAGCGCCATCGAACGCCGCGCGCGCCTGGCCAACATGCCCGCGTTCAAGCCCATTGCGCCGTCCATTCTCAGCCCGGAGCCCGGACCGGTGCAAATGGAGATCACCGCGGAGGGGAACAAGCACTTTTGGCGGCCACTGCGCGACGAGGAGGTCTCGCACCTCGAACACGAAGGCGACCGACCGACCTTCGGGAAACTGCAGAGCATCGCGCGCGACCGGCAACGGCAGCTGTTGGAGCGACAGAAGTTGATGGACGGCAAGGCCGAGGCAACCTTCCTGAAACCGGTGCTGAGCGGCACGCTCAACGGGGTACGGCGCAGCCTGAGCAGCACCGCAACCCTGCTGTCACCGCCCCTTGTGTTGGGCACATCGATGATCGGCTCCGGCACCTCCGGTGCGCTCGGCAAGGCCATCCTCGAAACCGGCAAGGCGCTACCTCGGGTCGGCCAGACCCAGGTGGACAATCTGGTCGGCGGCACCCAGACGGTCAATCTGTTCCGGCTCGCCCGCCACGACGAATCGGCGCCGGCGCTGCGCTGGAGCGACGCGCGGCGGTTGCATCACACGCTTGTGGAGATCGCGCAGGAAGCAGGCGCCCTGGCAACGCTACCGTTCACGTCGCCGCTGATGGCGGTGCGCAGCGTACGCGACCTGCTGCTGCGCCATATGGGCGGTAATATCTTGACCAGTTGGGTCGCCACCGGCGGAGGCATGGTCCTGGCGTCGCTGGTGCGCGGCAGCTACGGCACGCCTGGCACCAATGAATCCCTGTCCTCGCCCGGCAGCGTCGTCCAGCAATTCGGCCAGTCCTTCTCCAACGACGCGGTCTGGAATGCGACCAACAGCGCACTGAGCGATACCAAGCACGACCTGGCCGTCAACCTGGACGGGCATCGCGACAACAAACAGGCCAGGCTGAGGTCGAGGGCATTGACCATCCAGGCCGGGTTGCAGCCGGAGATCGACCTCATTCGCAATGCAGCCGAGCAGACCCAGAATGCGCGCCTGCAGCAGGTCGCTGCCGCGCTGGAGCAGTCGCTGCAGCATGGGACGGGCGTGCTCGAACGAAGCAGATTCGAGACAGCCCTCGCCACCATCGGCCAGGTGCTCGACGCGCCGGACGGCATCGAGCAGCAGACCCTGAATCGGCTGCGCACACTGCAAGACCAGGTCACCGACGTGCGTGGGCTGCTGATGCAGCGCCAAGCGCTGCTCGATTGGCGCAACGGGCGGCCGCGGACCAGCACGTAG
- a CDS encoding response regulator transcription factor: MSPDWAPRGQHYALLSRDPALIAQVSESLRCLRPELQVFSEELEVLRALRQSPCELILFDANCASPLDSAVLAWQHCHQGRPIPLIVMGRFPTCTAIFDWYRAGALDVLSIPFNTNELHVRAALATRMLEPAANDDQRIRVGAYLLDRPSSTAYLNDEPIKLTAREFCIAWLLFSNAGVCLRRCQLAKTIWGSVSDFTDRTLEQHIYKLRKKLRLCSTGSVRIRTIYSHGYQLELIEGERPCEPPLPPLAPLPATLASA, translated from the coding sequence ATGAGTCCGGATTGGGCACCCCGGGGACAGCACTACGCACTACTGAGCCGCGACCCGGCGCTGATCGCCCAGGTCTCCGAAAGCCTGCGCTGCCTGCGTCCGGAACTTCAGGTCTTCAGCGAAGAGCTCGAAGTGTTGCGCGCCCTGCGCCAGTCTCCGTGCGAATTGATCCTGTTCGACGCGAACTGCGCCTCGCCGCTGGACAGCGCGGTGCTAGCCTGGCAGCACTGCCATCAGGGCCGGCCAATCCCGCTGATCGTAATGGGCCGCTTTCCGACGTGCACGGCGATCTTCGACTGGTATCGTGCCGGCGCGCTGGATGTGCTCAGCATTCCGTTCAACACCAACGAACTGCACGTACGAGCCGCTCTGGCCACGCGCATGCTGGAGCCGGCCGCCAACGACGACCAGCGCATCCGCGTGGGAGCCTATCTGCTGGATCGCCCCAGCAGCACGGCCTATCTGAACGATGAGCCGATCAAGCTCACCGCGCGCGAGTTCTGCATCGCGTGGCTGCTGTTCTCCAATGCTGGCGTATGCCTGCGTCGCTGCCAGCTGGCCAAGACCATCTGGGGCAGCGTCAGCGACTTCACCGACCGCACCCTGGAGCAGCACATCTACAAGTTGCGCAAGAAATTGCGGCTATGCAGTACCGGCAGCGTGCGCATCCGCACCATCTATTCGCATGGCTACCAGCTCGAGCTGATCGAAGGCGAGCGCCCCTGCGAGCCGCCCTTGCCGCCCTTGGCGCCGCTGCCGGCAACACTGGCCAGCGCGTAA
- a CDS encoding CesT family type III secretion system chaperone produces the protein MNQPAFSRLIDDLCAELGMVPANVAGTHFSFENDGFQVTLRYPDDAALAEPDAAMYLLIGFGVMPPGRTLQVFRLMLEANLSVYAQDQAQLGLEPASGEVVLIARVGLDADIHGGWLADLVNHYVQHGRYWRDTIFACTDEMYSALCTGDYLWIRA, from the coding sequence ATGAACCAACCAGCTTTTTCCAGGCTGATAGACGATCTTTGCGCGGAATTAGGCATGGTCCCGGCCAATGTGGCGGGGACCCATTTTTCGTTCGAGAACGACGGTTTCCAGGTCACCCTGCGCTATCCGGACGACGCCGCTCTGGCCGAGCCCGATGCGGCGATGTACTTGCTGATCGGTTTCGGGGTAATGCCCCCGGGGCGTACCCTGCAGGTGTTCCGGCTCATGCTGGAGGCCAATCTTTCCGTCTATGCGCAAGACCAGGCGCAGTTGGGGCTGGAGCCGGCCAGCGGTGAAGTCGTGCTGATCGCCCGGGTGGGTCTGGACGCCGACATCCATGGCGGCTGGCTCGCCGATCTGGTCAACCACTATGTGCAACACGGCCGCTACTGGCGCGACACCATCTTCGCCTGTACCGACGAGATGTACTCGGCGCTGTGCACCGGAGACTATCTCTGGATCCGCGCCTGA
- the hrpE gene encoding HrpE family protein, with the protein MYPLFGPNRPATIRAAGAAGTHAKACSLNSDNFEEKKLMALPFSALANAGSASTAFGSFRNGLAGLGINGASGMANNAIGAGQMGCMVGNMRTDVSNQEAMMDQVTQMQNELNMHMAMCQLSKQAGANAKSLTQG; encoded by the coding sequence TTGTATCCGCTCTTTGGCCCCAACAGGCCAGCCACGATCCGTGCGGCAGGAGCCGCCGGTACCCACGCGAAAGCGTGTTCATTAAACAGCGATAATTTCGAGGAGAAAAAACTTATGGCACTTCCCTTTAGCGCCCTCGCGAACGCAGGCAGCGCATCCACTGCTTTCGGCTCCTTTCGTAATGGGCTTGCGGGCCTTGGCATCAATGGCGCCTCCGGCATGGCCAACAACGCCATCGGCGCAGGCCAGATGGGCTGCATGGTCGGAAACATGCGCACAGACGTCAGCAACCAGGAAGCAATGATGGATCAAGTCACCCAGATGCAGAACGAATTGAATATGCACATGGCGATGTGCCAGCTCTCGAAGCAGGCCGGCGCAAACGCAAAGTCGCTGACGCAGGGTTGA
- the hrpD6 gene encoding HrpD6 family protein, with protein sequence MFETFDSSIGNDLNKLLDTRREDPSGQRLERAIAALRDAAEQANQYRISAVDAHERSQAQVLHEGLLAAAEVVTQVRESDV encoded by the coding sequence ATGTTCGAGACATTCGATAGCAGCATCGGCAACGATCTGAACAAACTGCTGGATACGCGCCGCGAGGATCCGTCAGGACAGCGCCTGGAGCGGGCCATCGCCGCACTGCGCGACGCCGCAGAACAAGCGAACCAATACAGGATCTCGGCGGTAGACGCCCACGAGCGCAGTCAGGCGCAGGTACTGCACGAGGGACTCCTCGCAGCCGCCGAGGTGGTGACCCAGGTGCGTGAATCCGACGTCTAA
- the hrpD5 gene encoding HrpD5 family protein, with product MNAEIRILTGRHAGARITLSPGRYQLGREEDADLQLTDWTGPSLTLEIDADANVRYADNTQADVEQALQPFVPVCFDAIVLCMGPADQQWPDELQLLRDALQPHQASPSASAPATPPPSQRKRRFAWIAAVTVLALTLTAWRYDAPRAHAMSAAQTQMAQAKKAFARLGQTELRLRTVDDRVEIEGMVRNVTDAQCVEHWLERHPGPWQTHFGVAQTLIESMNESLHEPNLTIRYRGHGVYEVSGASEHPDTVTQRLEQLRHDMGPRVVRIDARLRALDPRDALPNTYDTALSVDELHYVETPDGSKHFTDISP from the coding sequence ATGAACGCCGAGATTCGCATCCTGACCGGGCGCCACGCAGGCGCGCGGATAACGTTGTCTCCAGGACGCTACCAGCTGGGCCGGGAAGAGGACGCCGACCTGCAACTCACCGATTGGACCGGCCCCTCGCTGACCTTGGAGATCGACGCAGATGCAAACGTACGCTATGCCGACAACACCCAGGCGGATGTGGAGCAAGCGCTGCAGCCATTCGTGCCGGTGTGCTTCGACGCCATCGTGTTGTGCATGGGACCGGCGGACCAGCAATGGCCGGACGAGTTGCAACTGCTTCGCGATGCGCTGCAACCGCATCAGGCCAGCCCATCTGCTAGCGCTCCCGCCACGCCGCCGCCGTCGCAGCGCAAGCGACGCTTCGCCTGGATCGCGGCAGTGACCGTGCTGGCCCTGACCTTGACGGCCTGGCGCTACGACGCACCAAGAGCGCATGCCATGTCCGCAGCCCAGACCCAGATGGCGCAGGCGAAGAAGGCCTTCGCGCGGCTGGGGCAGACGGAACTGCGCCTGCGTACTGTCGATGATCGCGTGGAGATCGAAGGCATGGTGCGCAACGTGACCGACGCGCAGTGCGTCGAGCATTGGCTGGAACGGCATCCAGGTCCATGGCAGACGCATTTCGGCGTCGCCCAGACGCTGATCGAATCGATGAACGAATCGCTGCACGAGCCGAACCTGACGATCCGCTATCGCGGGCATGGCGTGTACGAAGTCAGCGGCGCCAGCGAACACCCCGACACAGTGACGCAGCGACTGGAGCAACTGCGCCACGACATGGGTCCGCGCGTGGTGCGGATCGACGCAAGACTGCGCGCGCTGGACCCGCGCGACGCGTTGCCCAACACCTACGACACGGCCCTGTCCGTGGACGAATTGCACTACGTGGAGACGCCCGACGGCTCCAAACATTTCACCGACATCTCCCCCTAA
- the sctS gene encoding type III secretion system export apparatus subunit SctS, producing the protein MGADDLVRFTSDALMLCLMVSLPVVLVAAASGLVIAFFQAVLSLQDASISFALKLIVVVVSLLIAAPWGAGAVLQFAKTMFGAAFP; encoded by the coding sequence ATGGGTGCCGACGATCTGGTCCGCTTCACTTCCGATGCGTTGATGCTGTGCCTGATGGTTTCGCTGCCGGTGGTTCTGGTCGCCGCGGCCTCCGGCCTGGTGATCGCCTTTTTTCAAGCCGTGCTGTCGCTGCAGGACGCATCGATCTCCTTCGCATTGAAGTTGATCGTGGTCGTCGTCAGTTTGCTCATCGCCGCGCCATGGGGCGCCGGCGCAGTGCTGCAGTTCGCCAAGACCATGTTCGGAGCAGCCTTCCCATGA
- the sctR gene encoding type III secretion system export apparatus subunit SctR, producing the protein MQTPDFGSLLLLVVLLAMLPFAAMVITSYTKIVVVLGLLRNAIGVQQVPPNMVLNGVALIMSCFVMAPVGMEAMRIARAGGGTAPGTSEVVVMMDAARQPFKRFLLAHTREREKAFFMHSARQIWPKDQADALKPDDLIVLAPAFTLTELTDAFRIGFLIYLAFIVVDLVIANALMALGLNQVTPTNVAIPFKLLLFVALDGWSTLLHGLVLTYR; encoded by the coding sequence ATGCAGACGCCTGACTTCGGCTCGCTGCTGCTGTTGGTGGTACTGCTGGCGATGCTGCCGTTCGCAGCCATGGTGATCACCTCCTACACGAAGATCGTGGTGGTCCTGGGCCTGCTGCGCAACGCCATCGGCGTGCAGCAGGTACCGCCGAACATGGTGCTCAACGGCGTGGCCCTGATCATGTCCTGCTTCGTGATGGCGCCGGTAGGCATGGAGGCGATGCGAATCGCCCGCGCCGGCGGCGGCACCGCACCGGGCACCAGCGAGGTGGTGGTCATGATGGACGCGGCGCGGCAACCATTCAAACGCTTCCTGTTGGCGCATACCCGCGAGCGCGAAAAGGCCTTTTTCATGCACTCGGCGCGGCAGATATGGCCCAAGGACCAGGCCGACGCGCTCAAGCCGGACGACCTGATCGTACTGGCCCCCGCCTTTACCCTGACCGAGCTCACCGATGCCTTCAGGATCGGCTTCCTGATCTACCTGGCCTTCATCGTGGTCGATCTGGTCATCGCCAATGCGCTGATGGCGCTCGGGTTGAACCAAGTCACCCCGACCAACGTGGCGATTCCCTTCAAACTGCTGTTGTTCGTAGCACTGGACGGCTGGTCCACGCTGCTGCACGGCCTGGTCCTGACCTACAGGTGA
- the sctQ gene encoding type III secretion system cytoplasmic ring protein SctQ, with amino-acid sequence MSSPAIAPISQLQTRLPRIARSAVRLGRLLCRQPLADAAALTLQHGLPESRIYARVGVELGSAGRLTLCMDVAADPALRALLVDGGVTQTAVAALLLDAPLAALARLGLGQPRVVDFAPWPAPLPSACGPLLVLGDTALPLPCMPVDACAGAIQALETACGNIDPGAPTDAMLRSLRLCAYPCLGERRYRSERLASLRPGDVLIAPLQRRHGGYRAWLRCGVATGRQWRLPGHIERNTFHIEDSADMAEMSDATTAAEPGQSVPPSAPVPVEQVDVPVQLELDPLVLPLAELGTLHPGHVLELNTLLEDACVHLMVYGQSIGNGRLIAIGDHLGVQLVSVNGHPHADA; translated from the coding sequence ATGTCCAGCCCAGCGATCGCCCCCATCTCGCAGCTGCAGACCCGTTTGCCGCGCATCGCACGCTCTGCGGTCCGGTTGGGACGCTTGTTGTGTCGCCAACCGCTGGCCGACGCGGCGGCGCTGACACTGCAGCACGGCTTGCCCGAGTCGAGGATCTACGCACGGGTGGGCGTGGAGCTTGGCAGCGCAGGCCGCTTGACGCTGTGCATGGATGTCGCTGCCGACCCCGCCTTGCGCGCGCTGCTGGTCGATGGCGGGGTGACGCAAACCGCCGTGGCGGCGCTGTTGCTGGACGCGCCGTTGGCGGCGCTGGCTCGGCTTGGCCTGGGCCAGCCGCGGGTCGTCGACTTCGCCCCCTGGCCGGCGCCCTTGCCCAGCGCATGCGGCCCCCTCCTGGTCCTGGGCGATACGGCGTTGCCACTGCCGTGCATGCCGGTGGACGCGTGCGCCGGCGCCATCCAGGCGCTGGAGACGGCATGCGGCAACATCGACCCAGGGGCGCCGACCGACGCAATGCTGCGGTCGCTTCGGCTGTGCGCATACCCGTGCCTCGGCGAGCGCCGCTATCGCAGCGAGCGGCTGGCCTCGCTGCGCCCCGGCGATGTGCTGATCGCGCCTCTGCAACGCCGCCATGGCGGCTATCGCGCCTGGCTGCGCTGCGGCGTGGCCACCGGCCGGCAGTGGCGGCTGCCCGGCCATATCGAACGCAACACCTTCCATATAGAGGACAGCGCAGACATGGCAGAGATGAGCGACGCCACCACGGCCGCCGAACCCGGGCAATCCGTCCCGCCGTCCGCGCCCGTGCCGGTCGAACAGGTGGACGTTCCGGTACAGCTGGAGCTGGATCCGTTGGTGCTACCGCTGGCCGAACTGGGCACGCTGCATCCTGGCCACGTGCTCGAGTTGAACACCTTGCTGGAAGACGCCTGTGTGCACTTGATGGTCTACGGGCAGAGCATCGGCAACGGACGCCTGATCGCCATTGGCGACCATCTCGGCGTGCAACTGGTCAGCGTGAACGGACACCCGCATGCAGACGCCTGA
- the sctP gene encoding type III secretion system protein SctP: MRRPLRPTIIGNAPLAAPGGKCPPPSATRARWSLYGTRYRGACRSDQEDPECEDEDAHTILSMLAPEPETAEERVQTDTPEQASPDAAAPDRYDPVQPVLPPPTTPAAIERRIANAVLHDSHARLAMQRVAAHVSEFCNAAPVREGGLWEAQLDLREDVLPATHLWMRLSPGSLLLRFRCGTPLAQQLVCTGRQSLHKALDAVLDEPCDVDIEVV; encoded by the coding sequence ATGCGCCGGCCGCTACGCCCCACCATCATCGGCAACGCGCCGCTGGCCGCACCAGGCGGCAAGTGTCCGCCGCCATCGGCCACGCGCGCGCGCTGGTCGCTGTATGGCACGCGCTACCGCGGGGCATGCCGCAGTGACCAGGAAGATCCGGAATGCGAGGACGAGGATGCGCACACCATCCTGTCCATGCTTGCGCCGGAGCCAGAAACGGCCGAAGAACGCGTGCAGACAGATACGCCGGAGCAGGCATCGCCCGATGCCGCGGCACCGGATCGCTACGATCCCGTCCAGCCAGTCCTCCCGCCGCCGACCACGCCCGCAGCCATCGAACGCCGCATCGCCAACGCCGTGCTGCACGACAGCCACGCGCGCCTGGCGATGCAACGGGTGGCCGCTCACGTGAGCGAGTTCTGCAATGCCGCACCGGTACGCGAAGGCGGCCTATGGGAAGCGCAGCTGGACCTGCGCGAGGACGTGCTGCCGGCCACCCACCTGTGGATGCGCCTTTCGCCTGGCTCGCTGTTACTTCGCTTCCGCTGCGGTACGCCGCTCGCGCAGCAGCTAGTGTGCACTGGTCGGCAAAGCCTGCACAAAGCGCTGGATGCCGTGTTGGATGAGCCTTGCGACGTGGATATAGAAGTCGTTTGA